The following are encoded together in the Oceanobacillus zhaokaii genome:
- a CDS encoding DNA-dependent RNA polymerase subunit epsilon, whose product MIYKVLYQEFMGETPVREKTKSIYVEADSVREVRKKLNDRNYNIELIQALDAAHLEYEQKSENFELENI is encoded by the coding sequence ATGATTTATAAAGTATTATATCAAGAATTTATGGGCGAGACCCCTGTTCGTGAAAAAACAAAAAGTATTTATGTAGAAGCAGATTCAGTGCGCGAAGTCCGCAAAAAATTAAACGATCGCAACTATAATATCGAGTTAATCCAAGCATTGGATGCTGCACATCTGGAATATGAACAAAAATCCGAAAATTTTGAATTGGAGAATATTTAA